Proteins from a genomic interval of Phreatobacter oligotrophus:
- a CDS encoding ribonuclease T2 family protein — protein MVGVRQVLRAVRGGWSAVLLAALLAAGLTAGLAAATPARAQAQPGAAPGSFDFFVLALSWSPSFCEANADRTERSMQCAGERPYAFVVHGLWPQRTRGFPEYCQVPPPYLDRSVINGMLDIMPAPGLVRHQWAKHGTCADARSPRSYFELVRQARAKIRIPQEFEALAEPKTVTPDEVEEAFIRANPGLGRDMVAVQCDQRRLREVRICIGRDMNFTACEEIDRRACRAQRLVMPPVRSGRS, from the coding sequence ATGGTCGGTGTTCGGCAGGTCCTGAGGGCAGTGCGTGGCGGCTGGTCGGCCGTGCTTCTGGCGGCGCTCCTGGCCGCGGGCCTAACGGCGGGGCTCGCCGCCGCCACACCGGCCCGGGCCCAGGCCCAACCAGGCGCGGCACCCGGCTCCTTCGACTTCTTCGTGCTGGCGCTGTCCTGGTCGCCCTCGTTCTGTGAGGCCAATGCCGACCGCACCGAGCGCTCCATGCAATGCGCCGGCGAGAGGCCCTATGCCTTCGTCGTGCACGGCCTCTGGCCGCAGCGCACCCGCGGCTTCCCGGAATATTGCCAGGTGCCGCCGCCCTATCTCGACCGCTCGGTGATCAACGGCATGCTCGACATCATGCCGGCACCGGGCCTCGTGCGGCACCAGTGGGCCAAGCACGGCACCTGTGCGGATGCGCGCTCGCCGCGCAGCTATTTCGAGCTGGTGCGCCAGGCCCGCGCCAAGATCCGCATCCCGCAGGAGTTCGAGGCCCTCGCCGAGCCGAAGACGGTGACGCCGGACGAGGTCGAGGAGGCCTTCATCCGCGCCAATCCCGGGCTTGGCCGCGACATGGTGGCGGTGCAGTGCGACCAGCGCCGCTTGCGCGAGGTGCGCATCTGCATCGGCCGCGACATGAACTTCACGGCCTGCGAGGAGATCGACCGGCGGGCATGCCGGGCGCAGCGCCTCGTCATGCCGCCGGTGCGGTCGGGCCGCAGCTGA
- the mltA gene encoding murein transglycosylase A, which yields MRWRSTRLSLIRPAAAGLILAASLFAAAPATAGSNDLLFLLPPPAPAAPAVPAAPDVAAAPAPPASPEPAPAAPAAEAPTPSPAPAPATAAASPAAEPEADPAAAHASGFPFVYPETWSEAARFADLPGWAEDRQDLALKAFRISCRTILAASGPPRTAPRVWQAVREICPRAMALPDPVPAAEARAFFEREFRPVRIARFGERIEADGFLTGYYEPEVLASRERTDAFPAPFHAKPDDLVSARSGSGFDARSGAGRWVNGRFLPYFDRGEIEEGALAGRGLEIAYARDPVDVMFTQIQGSARLRFPDGTTLRIGYAAHNGHRYVPVGRVMIERGIATREQMSMDFIRAWMADNPEPARDVRRQNRSYVFFRVKSELSAEDGPIGAQGVPVTDWRTIAVDRNVHAYGTPVFIDGLLPTGIGETGEPFRRLMVMQDTGSAIVGPARGDLYLGTGLEAGSVAGRIRHRANWFVLLPRSLSPEVAQVPVPEPRP from the coding sequence ATGCGATGGCGATCGACACGGCTGTCCCTGATCCGGCCCGCCGCGGCGGGCCTCATCCTGGCGGCGAGCCTCTTCGCCGCCGCGCCAGCCACCGCGGGCTCCAACGACCTGCTGTTCCTGCTCCCTCCGCCCGCACCCGCTGCGCCGGCGGTGCCCGCTGCCCCGGATGTCGCGGCTGCACCCGCCCCGCCGGCTTCGCCCGAACCGGCCCCGGCTGCTCCAGCGGCGGAAGCCCCCACGCCCTCTCCGGCCCCGGCCCCTGCGACCGCCGCGGCATCGCCCGCCGCGGAGCCCGAGGCTGACCCGGCCGCAGCCCACGCCTCCGGCTTCCCCTTCGTCTATCCGGAGACCTGGAGCGAGGCCGCCCGCTTCGCCGACCTGCCCGGCTGGGCGGAGGACCGGCAGGACCTCGCGCTCAAGGCCTTCCGCATCTCCTGCCGCACGATCCTCGCCGCCTCAGGCCCGCCGCGCACGGCGCCGCGCGTCTGGCAGGCGGTGCGCGAGATCTGCCCGCGCGCCATGGCGCTGCCCGATCCCGTTCCGGCGGCGGAGGCCCGCGCCTTCTTCGAGCGCGAGTTCCGTCCCGTCCGCATCGCCCGCTTCGGCGAGCGCATCGAGGCCGACGGCTTCCTCACCGGCTATTACGAGCCGGAGGTGCTGGCCTCGCGGGAGCGGACCGACGCCTTCCCCGCGCCCTTCCACGCCAAACCGGACGATCTCGTCTCGGCGCGCAGCGGCAGCGGCTTCGACGCCCGCTCCGGAGCCGGGCGCTGGGTCAACGGCCGCTTCCTGCCCTATTTCGACCGCGGCGAGATCGAGGAGGGCGCGCTCGCCGGCCGGGGCCTCGAGATCGCCTATGCGCGCGATCCGGTCGACGTCATGTTCACGCAGATCCAGGGGTCGGCGCGCCTGCGCTTTCCCGACGGCACGACGCTGCGCATCGGCTATGCCGCCCATAACGGCCACCGCTACGTGCCGGTGGGCCGGGTGATGATCGAACGCGGCATCGCCACGCGCGAGCAGATGTCGATGGACTTCATCCGCGCCTGGATGGCCGACAATCCGGAGCCCGCCCGCGACGTGCGTCGGCAGAACCGCTCCTATGTCTTCTTCCGGGTGAAGAGCGAGCTCTCAGCCGAGGACGGGCCGATCGGCGCACAGGGCGTGCCGGTGACGGACTGGCGCACCATCGCGGTGGACCGCAACGTCCATGCCTATGGCACGCCGGTCTTCATCGACGGCCTGCTGCCCACCGGCATCGGCGAGACGGGCGAGCCTTTCCGGCGGCTGATGGTGATGCAGGACACGGGCTCGGCCATTGTCGGGCCGGCGCGCGGCGACCTCTATCTCGGGACGGGACTGGAGGCGGGATCGGTGGCCGGCCGCATCCGCCATCGCGCCAACTGGTTCGTGCTGCTGCCAAGGAGCCTCTCGCCGGAGGTGGCGCAGGTGCCCGTGCCGGAGCCACGGCCGTGA
- a CDS encoding Tim44/TimA family putative adaptor protein — protein sequence MTNVFDIYTIIFLALAVFIFFRLRSVLGTKTGSEQDPFRPRDLPPGARPPGAPGPQGGEVIPLPNRGPAPAPVAVDPAEPRWGAFAAPGTPLARGFDGIASRDPSFEPGGFIGGAKAAYEMIVLAFASGDRRMLRDLLAKDVFDGFEAAIRDRETRGEQVETRFVGIERAEIVDAQLRGDQAQVTMKFVSQLVTATRDRSGTVVDGSPDKVVDVTDVWTFARNVTDRDPNWRLIATEAGG from the coding sequence ATGACCAACGTGTTCGACATCTACACGATCATTTTCCTCGCCCTCGCGGTGTTCATCTTCTTCCGGCTGCGGAGCGTGCTCGGCACGAAGACCGGCTCGGAGCAGGATCCGTTCCGGCCGCGCGACCTTCCTCCCGGTGCCCGGCCTCCGGGTGCGCCCGGCCCGCAGGGCGGCGAGGTGATCCCTCTGCCGAACCGCGGTCCCGCGCCGGCTCCCGTGGCCGTCGATCCGGCCGAGCCGCGCTGGGGCGCCTTTGCCGCCCCCGGCACGCCGCTCGCCCGCGGCTTCGACGGCATCGCCTCGCGCGATCCCTCCTTCGAGCCCGGCGGCTTCATCGGCGGCGCCAAGGCGGCCTATGAGATGATCGTCCTCGCCTTCGCCTCGGGTGACCGCCGCATGCTGCGCGACCTGCTCGCCAAGGACGTGTTCGACGGCTTCGAGGCGGCGATCCGCGATCGCGAGACGCGCGGCGAGCAGGTGGAGACCCGTTTCGTCGGCATCGAGCGCGCCGAGATCGTCGACGCCCAGCTGCGCGGCGACCAGGCGCAGGTGACGATGAAGTTCGTCTCCCAGCTCGTCACCGCCACCCGCGACCGCAGCGGCACGGTGGTGGACGGCTCGCCGGACAAGGTCGTCGACGTGACGGATGTGTGGACCTTCGCCCGCAACGTCACCGACCGCGATCCGAACTGGCGCCTGATCGCCACCGAAGCCGGCGGCTGA
- a CDS encoding PilZ domain-containing protein, protein MARQSISERRRGGRRQDLRYSARIENLADGVETACTILDVSQTGARLIARDPDQIGEEFLLRLAIGRQAQRHCEVVWRDGATMGVRFLVAPEPGP, encoded by the coding sequence ATGGCAAGGCAGAGCATCAGCGAGCGGCGGCGCGGCGGCCGGCGTCAGGATCTACGCTACAGCGCCCGCATCGAGAACCTCGCGGACGGTGTCGAGACGGCCTGCACCATTCTGGACGTGTCGCAGACCGGCGCGCGGCTTATCGCCCGCGATCCCGACCAGATCGGCGAGGAATTCCTCCTGCGCCTTGCCATCGGCCGCCAGGCCCAGCGCCATTGCGAGGTGGTCTGGCGCGACGGCGCCACCATGGGCGTCCGTTTCCTCGTCGCCCCGGAGCCGGGGCCCTGA
- a CDS encoding transketolase, whose protein sequence is MTDRLKALAALEQKILWLASWTIHNANHLRDNRDGLKVGGHQASSASLATIMTALYFAVLRPEDRVAVKPHASPNFHAIQYLLGNQTREKLENFRGYKGAQSYPSRTKDGDDVDFSTGSVGLGVAQTLFSSLAQDYVRAHGWGTERPEGRMVALIGDAEMDEGNIYEALIEGWKHGVRNTWWVVDYNRQSLDAVVREGLWERFEAMFRNFGWDVVILKYGKLLEAAFAEPGGERLRQWIDTCPNQLYAALCYQGGAAWRKRLQDDIGDQGAVTALLDRRSDAELARLMTNLAGHDMPSLLEAFESIDHDRPVCFIAYTIKGFGLPFQGHKDNHAGLMTPAQMEAFRTAMNVRPGKEWEPFEGLAVPEAELRAYLKRVPFAARGRRRFSAPKLPVPARLAVPAQAAMSTQQGFGLILNEIARGSEPFAERIVTCSPDVTVSTNLGAFVNRRGLFAREALADTFRQERIPSTFAWDFSPKGQHIELGIAEMNLFILLSALGLTHSIHGERLLPVGTLYDPFIQRGLDALNYACYQDARFMLVATPSGVTLAPEGGAHQSIATPLIGMAQDGLAAFEPAFVDELAAIMRFGFDYMQRDGEGDPDEETWLRDETGGSVYLRLSTRTIDQPQRAMDEALSADVINGAYWMRKPGPNASVVIAYMGAVAPEAIAAAGLLAETHRDVGVLAITSADRLNAGWTAVERARQRGHHGATSHVERLLGGLSRDCGLVTVVDGHPATLAWLGAVHGHRVRSLGVEHFGQTGTIDDLYRHHGIDANAILHAAQAVMGARPVRYLRQLA, encoded by the coding sequence GTGACCGACCGCCTGAAGGCCCTCGCCGCGCTCGAGCAGAAGATCCTCTGGCTCGCCTCCTGGACGATCCACAATGCCAACCATCTGCGCGACAACCGCGACGGGCTGAAGGTCGGCGGCCACCAGGCCTCCTCCGCCTCGCTCGCCACCATCATGACGGCGCTCTACTTCGCCGTGCTGCGGCCCGAGGACCGGGTGGCGGTGAAGCCCCATGCGAGCCCGAACTTCCACGCCATCCAGTATCTCCTGGGCAACCAGACCCGCGAGAAGCTGGAGAATTTCCGTGGCTACAAGGGCGCGCAGAGCTATCCCTCGCGCACCAAGGACGGCGACGACGTCGATTTCTCCACCGGCTCGGTCGGCCTCGGCGTCGCCCAGACGCTCTTCTCCTCCCTCGCCCAGGACTATGTCCGCGCCCATGGCTGGGGCACCGAGCGGCCGGAAGGCCGCATGGTCGCCCTCATCGGCGATGCCGAGATGGACGAGGGCAATATCTACGAGGCCCTCATCGAGGGCTGGAAGCACGGTGTGAGGAACACCTGGTGGGTGGTCGACTACAACCGCCAGAGCCTCGATGCCGTGGTGCGCGAGGGCCTGTGGGAGCGCTTCGAGGCCATGTTCCGCAATTTCGGCTGGGACGTGGTGATCCTCAAATACGGCAAGCTGCTGGAGGCCGCCTTTGCCGAGCCCGGCGGCGAGCGGCTGCGCCAGTGGATCGACACCTGCCCGAACCAGCTCTATGCCGCGCTCTGCTACCAGGGCGGCGCCGCCTGGCGGAAGCGCCTGCAGGACGATATCGGCGACCAGGGCGCGGTGACAGCGCTGCTCGACCGGCGCTCGGATGCCGAACTGGCCCGGCTCATGACGAACCTTGCCGGCCATGACATGCCCTCGCTGCTCGAGGCCTTCGAGAGCATCGACCACGACCGGCCCGTCTGCTTCATCGCCTATACGATCAAGGGCTTCGGCCTGCCCTTCCAGGGCCACAAGGACAACCATGCGGGGCTAATGACGCCGGCGCAGATGGAGGCCTTCCGCACCGCCATGAATGTGCGGCCGGGGAAGGAATGGGAGCCCTTCGAGGGCCTCGCCGTGCCGGAGGCGGAGCTCAGGGCCTATCTGAAGCGCGTGCCCTTCGCCGCGCGCGGCCGCCGCCGCTTCTCGGCGCCGAAGCTGCCCGTCCCGGCGCGCCTGGCGGTGCCGGCCCAGGCCGCCATGTCGACCCAGCAGGGCTTCGGCCTCATCCTCAACGAGATCGCCAGGGGCAGCGAGCCCTTCGCCGAGCGCATCGTCACCTGCTCGCCGGACGTGACCGTCTCGACCAATCTCGGCGCCTTCGTCAATCGCCGCGGCCTCTTCGCCCGTGAGGCGCTGGCCGACACCTTCCGGCAGGAGCGCATTCCCTCGACCTTCGCCTGGGACTTCTCGCCGAAGGGCCAGCATATCGAGCTCGGCATTGCCGAGATGAACCTCTTCATCCTGCTCTCGGCCCTCGGCCTCACCCATTCCATCCACGGCGAGCGGCTGCTGCCCGTCGGCACGCTCTATGACCCGTTCATCCAGCGCGGCCTCGATGCCCTCAACTATGCCTGCTACCAGGACGCCCGCTTCATGCTGGTGGCGACGCCGTCCGGCGTGACCCTCGCCCCCGAGGGCGGCGCCCACCAGTCCATTGCGACGCCGCTCATCGGCATGGCGCAGGACGGGCTCGCCGCCTTCGAGCCGGCCTTCGTCGACGAGCTCGCGGCGATCATGCGCTTCGGCTTCGACTACATGCAGCGCGACGGCGAGGGCGATCCGGACGAGGAGACCTGGCTGCGCGACGAGACCGGCGGCTCGGTCTATCTGCGCCTGTCGACCCGCACCATCGACCAGCCACAGCGCGCCATGGACGAGGCCCTCTCGGCCGATGTCATCAATGGCGCCTACTGGATGCGCAAGCCCGGCCCGAACGCCTCGGTGGTGATCGCCTATATGGGCGCCGTGGCGCCCGAGGCCATCGCCGCCGCGGGCCTTCTCGCCGAGACGCATCGCGATGTCGGCGTGCTCGCCATCACCTCCGCCGATCGGCTCAATGCCGGCTGGACGGCGGTCGAACGCGCCCGCCAGCGCGGCCATCACGGCGCGACGAGCCATGTGGAGCGACTGCTCGGCGGATTATCGCGCGATTGCGGCCTCGTCACGGTGGTCGACGGCCATCCGGCGACGCTGGCCTGGCTCGGCGCCGTCCACGGCCATCGGGTGCGCTCGCTCGGCGTCGAGCATTTCGGCCAGACCGGCACGATCGACGACCTCTACCGGCACCACGGCATCGACGCCAACGCCATCCTGCACGCCGCCCAGGCGGTGATGGGCGCCCGTCCCGTTCGCTACCTGCGCCAACTCGCCTGA
- a CDS encoding Smr/MutS family protein translates to MSRRKKDLSAEDKRLWSHVARSVTPLDPARVAPEPEPEPEPPVVVAAPAKPARRTATKPAPPAPPAPPPLAALEKGLKRQLQRGRRDADARIDLHGLTQEAAHRRLIAFLRRAQAEGHQLVIVITGKGAPKRLRDIDEDMFRPDPYAPRGVLRRVVPEWLSLPEMRPLVIGFEEAAPGHGGAGALYVRIRRP, encoded by the coding sequence GTGAGCCGCCGCAAGAAGGACCTCTCGGCCGAGGACAAGCGCCTGTGGTCGCATGTGGCGCGGTCCGTCACGCCGCTGGACCCGGCGCGCGTGGCCCCCGAGCCCGAGCCGGAGCCCGAGCCCCCCGTGGTCGTCGCCGCCCCGGCCAAGCCCGCCCGCCGCACGGCGACCAAGCCGGCCCCGCCCGCGCCACCCGCGCCGCCACCTCTGGCCGCCCTCGAGAAGGGCCTGAAGCGCCAGCTGCAGCGCGGCCGCCGCGATGCCGATGCGCGGATCGACCTGCACGGGCTGACCCAGGAGGCGGCGCATCGCCGGCTCATCGCCTTCCTGCGCCGCGCCCAGGCCGAGGGCCACCAGCTCGTCATCGTCATCACCGGCAAGGGCGCGCCGAAGCGCCTGCGGGACATCGACGAGGACATGTTCCGCCCCGATCCCTATGCGCCGCGCGGCGTGCTCCGGCGCGTCGTGCCGGAATGGCTGTCACTCCCGGAGATGCGGCCGCTGGTGATCGGATTCGAGGAGGCGGCGCCCGGCCATGGCGGCGCTGGCGCGCTCTATGTGCGCATCCGCCGGCCCTGA